A genome region from Leptodactylus fuscus isolate aLepFus1 chromosome 6, aLepFus1.hap2, whole genome shotgun sequence includes the following:
- the CCR7 gene encoding C-C chemokine receptor type 7, with protein sequence MYSIICLIGLAGNGLVLLRYLYFKRLKTGTDYYMLNLAIADIVFLLTLPFWAVSTGYKWVFGNEICQVIYCLYKMSFISGMFLLMGVSIERYFAIVEAPSAHRHRSKTVLISKLSSVCIWVLAFTLSIPEMINSEVRNLNGKDTCIIISRDLQSLDAKLKIIQMVLGFLLPFIIMSFCYSMIIRTLLNARNFEKYKAIKVIIAIVIVFVVFQLPYNCVTLMKTISNTTVCTNSINLDLADDVTYSLACLRCCLNPFLYAIIGVKFRNDMCKFFKDLGCLSQEKFSQWSTAKPSKRSSFAMDTETTTTYSP encoded by the coding sequence ATGTATTCTATTATCTGCCTGATAGGATTAGCTGGAAATGGCCTTGTCCTGCTGAGATACTTGTATTTCAAGAGACTGAAGACAGGAACGGACTACTACATGCTAAACTTGGCTATTGCAGATATTGTTTTTCTCCTCACTCTCCCTTTTTGGGCAGTTAGCACAGGTTACAAGTGGGTTTTTGGTAATGAGATATGTCAGGTTATCTACTGCCTGTACAAGATGAGCTTCATCAGTGGGATGTTCCTGCTCATGGGCGTGAGCATTGAAAGATACTTTGCCATAGTTGAAGCACCTTCTGCTCATCGTCATAGATCCAAGACAGTGCTCATCAGTAAGCTTTCCAGTGTTTGCATCTGGGTCTTAGCCTTCACCTTGTCTATACCTGAGATGATCAATAGTGAAGTCAGAAACTTAAATGGAAAGGACACCTGCATCATAATTTCCAGAGATCTGCAGAGTCTCGATGCAAAGCTGAAGATCATCCAGATGGTCTTGGGATTCCTCCTACCCTTTATCATCATGTCATTTTGCTATAGTATGATCATCAGGACACTGCTCAATGCACGTAATTTTGAGAAGTACAAAGCCATCAAGGTCATCATTGCCATTGTCATTGTATTTGTGGTCTTCCAGTTGCCATACAACTGTGTCACATTGATGAAGACCATAAGTAACACCACTGTGTGTACCAACAGCATAAACCTGGATTTAGCTGATGATGTAACCTACAGTCTTGCATGCCTACGTTGTTGCCTTAACCCATTCCTCTATGCTATCATAGGAGTCAAATTCAGGAATGACATGTGTAAATTCTTCAAGGATTTAGGCTGCTTGAGTCAAGAGAAGTTTTCACAATGGTCTACAGCTAAGCCAAGCAAGAGGAGCTCTTTTGCTATGGATACAGAGACAACCACCACCTATTCTCCTTAA